The following are from one region of the Capsicum annuum cultivar UCD-10X-F1 chromosome 1, UCD10Xv1.1, whole genome shotgun sequence genome:
- the LOC124896848 gene encoding uncharacterized protein LOC124896848: MVIPCLHFDLVDSGRYKDFPWGSLSFEDLARSLNNRLKDGGQFYLIQGMALAIQVLLYECCSNVPPKIASKVDNRIPRLLNWKTIAPPPRFEFLMNAMFNDNGKVVFKNIEPTKKELAKLQIPRKDTIQHKRSVDSDDDFQDPPPRKINKHSKKNQKVDSSTPVVKKPLRKK, translated from the exons ATGGTTATACCTTGTCTTCATTTCGATTTGGTCGATAGTGGAAGATATAAGGATTTTCCATggggttctttatcttttgaagatctGGCCAGAAGTTTGAACAATCGGTTGAAAGATGgtggtcaattttatttgattcagggaATGGCACTGGCTATTCAAGTGTTGCTTTACGAGTGTTGTTCTAATGTCCCACCAAAGATTGCATCGAAGGTTGATAATCGAATTCCccgattattaaattggaagacgATTGCACCTCCTCCACgctttgagtttttgatgaatgctATGTTCAATGACAATGGCAAG GTTGTCtttaagaacatagagccaacAAAAAAGGAGCTGGCAAAATTGCAAATACCAAGGAAGGATACAATACAACATAAACGTTCTGTTGATTCTGATGACGATTTCCAGGATCCACCACCAAGAAAGATCAACAAACATTCAAAGAAGAATCAGAAGGTTGATTCATCAACACCAGTAGTGAAGAAACCTTTAAGGAAAAAGTAA